The proteins below come from a single Tsuneonella deserti genomic window:
- a CDS encoding NADPH-dependent FMN reductase has product MTPRIVAIGGTVSPGSTTELALKTAMASAKAEGAEVTLFDGNYLAGLPHYRGPGHTVEDGMEMVEAVRQADGLLIAAPGYHGTVSGLVKNALDYLEDLAGDERPYLDGRAVGLIATAYGDQATVNTMQTLRTVVHALRGWPTPMGATIRVGPDMFSSGGPRLDERSRTQLELVGRQVVLGARSLASLGEAQA; this is encoded by the coding sequence TTGACCCCTCGCATCGTCGCCATCGGCGGCACGGTATCACCCGGCAGCACGACCGAACTGGCGCTCAAGACGGCGATGGCCAGCGCAAAGGCCGAAGGAGCCGAGGTGACACTCTTCGACGGCAACTATCTTGCCGGCCTGCCGCATTATCGCGGACCTGGCCACACGGTCGAGGACGGGATGGAAATGGTTGAAGCCGTCCGGCAGGCCGACGGATTGCTGATCGCGGCACCGGGATATCACGGCACTGTGTCCGGCCTCGTGAAAAACGCTCTCGACTACCTTGAAGATCTGGCCGGCGATGAAAGACCGTACCTGGACGGTCGGGCAGTGGGCTTGATCGCCACCGCATACGGCGACCAGGCGACGGTCAACACCATGCAGACGCTGCGCACGGTAGTCCACGCCTTGCGCGGCTGGCCGACGCCCATGGGCGCGACGATCCGGGTAGGCCCGGACATGTTCTCGTCCGGCGGGCCGCGCCTCGACGAGCGGTCGCGTACGCAGCTCGAACTCGTGGGCCGCCAGGTGGTGCTCGGCGCGCGGAGCCTTGCTTCGCTGGGCGAGGCTCAGGCCTGA
- a CDS encoding DUF6285 domain-containing protein, whose product MFDRPSPSLLIAEARRALEGGVAPGFPQKVVANALGIAQRQLEMGPALEEEERTRLVDLLGPEEDLASLNGRLAVAIRSASIDAEEPALINHLIRTTVAKLEIDQPAYPAFRAWRGSKPDQA is encoded by the coding sequence ATGTTCGATAGACCTTCCCCTTCACTACTGATTGCCGAGGCCCGCCGCGCCCTTGAGGGCGGAGTGGCGCCGGGCTTCCCGCAGAAGGTGGTCGCCAATGCGCTCGGCATCGCCCAGCGCCAGCTGGAAATGGGACCCGCGCTGGAGGAGGAGGAACGGACGCGTCTGGTGGATCTGCTCGGGCCAGAGGAAGACCTGGCGTCGCTGAACGGCCGCCTTGCCGTTGCCATTCGCAGCGCGTCGATCGACGCGGAAGAACCGGCGCTGATCAATCACCTGATCCGCACGACTGTCGCCAAGCTGGAGATCGACCAGCCGGCTTACCCTGCCTTTCGCGCCTGGCGCGGCAGCAAGCCGGATCAGGCCTGA